One uncultured Alphaproteobacteria bacterium genomic region harbors:
- the yadG gene encoding Uncharacterized ABC transporter ATP-binding protein YadG: MSPPPASAIVIDGVSKTYRPRDSQTLKVALKSVSLDVPKGAMFALLGPNGAGKSTLINIMAGLVNKSAGRVVIWGHDIDADPRQARRAIGVVPQELNLDPFFTPRETLDVQAGYYGIPKAERRTDEILETVGLADKANAHARTLSGGMRRRLLIAKAMVHNPQILVLDEPTAGVDVELRQHLWRTIHELNALGRTILLTTHYLEEAQDNCSTIAILRQGEVVACESREGLLSRLKDKVVVVRFAEAFAAVPERLAPFMPEIAAPDTMAFRVNRDDGGIPALLDALPGSGLKIRDVSTVEPDLEEVFLRLTRDEPPVAAQPEPPRVVTI, translated from the coding sequence ATGTCCCCTCCGCCCGCCTCCGCCATCGTCATCGACGGCGTCTCCAAAACCTATCGGCCGCGCGACAGCCAGACCCTCAAGGTGGCGCTGAAGTCGGTCTCCCTCGACGTGCCGAAGGGGGCGATGTTCGCCCTCCTCGGGCCGAACGGCGCGGGCAAGTCGACCCTGATCAACATCATGGCCGGTCTGGTCAACAAGAGCGCCGGGCGGGTGGTGATCTGGGGCCACGACATCGACGCCGACCCGCGCCAGGCGCGCCGGGCGATCGGGGTGGTGCCGCAGGAGCTCAACCTCGACCCCTTCTTCACCCCGCGCGAGACCCTCGACGTCCAGGCGGGCTACTACGGCATCCCCAAGGCGGAGCGCCGCACCGACGAGATTCTCGAAACCGTCGGCCTCGCCGACAAGGCCAACGCCCACGCCCGCACCCTCTCGGGCGGCATGCGCCGCCGCCTGCTGATCGCCAAGGCGATGGTCCACAACCCGCAGATCCTGGTGCTCGACGAACCCACCGCCGGAGTCGACGTGGAGCTGCGCCAGCACCTCTGGCGCACCATCCACGAGCTCAACGCCCTCGGCCGCACCATTCTCCTCACCACGCATTATCTGGAAGAGGCGCAGGACAACTGCTCGACCATCGCGATTCTGCGGCAGGGCGAGGTGGTCGCCTGCGAAAGCCGCGAGGGCCTGCTCTCGCGCCTCAAGGACAAGGTGGTGGTGGTGCGCTTCGCCGAGGCGTTCGCGGCGGTGCCGGAGCGCCTCGCGCCGTTCATGCCCGAGATCGCCGCGCCCGACACCATGGCCTTCCGCGTCAACCGCGACGACGGCGGCATTCCCGCGCTGCTCGACGCCCTGCCGGGCTCGGGACTGAAGATCCGCGACGTCTCGACGGTGGAGCCGGACCTCGAGGAGGTGTTCCTGCGCCTCACCCGCGACGAGCCCCCGGTCGCCGCCCAACCCGAGCCGCCGCGCGTGGTGACGATTTAA
- a CDS encoding hypothetical protein (Evidence 5 : No homology to any previously reported sequences), producing MSFPFLPALRAARCGDPGAEIPFACLFDAAGQYLTGTGGPGTLVAWVRRARLGAASNIVTGLAFAAADTLAGSTAVYRDPAAWMVVQANANGVWVNHALVAPGIATIGTVLGSAFGGYLADVRYYAGVDLAPGSDSYINRFGVPVPRRYAGPRSAADWRREFADPLDLGADTSGNGNHAVATGLTVANQVTDTPTHTYCTLAANATFGGATISDGGLRFAYSSAGWPRAAGTIAIDVATDAVSWQLTPTNTGTPQWYFGLIGERASSPANVYTDVLAVGFSGDANYDNHNFVALPAWIPTGARIEFAVIRGAVYLWINGSPAPADGSPIITGMTGRYRPMVSYSSSGTNPAVWQVDFGQRGYQPRPGTRLLCTRDMTCPPIKRPERYFGIRLRSGGDGVADLPWSPVDIPTAVLSRRRDAAAPWRLNLSIRPGRAIATNDAAGDFAEADGLTFTRSGWTVGAAAAYQGSRVDYVWRASAAAGFDLLTVDHVTGAPTTVAHKLGRIVDYAWVLNLSTGAIKRMYHRRGLAAGQYIAINANVAAVTEAGWFASDALSLTLGSGLPSGTYAVLAWAEVPQFSSFGRHIGNASADGAFAAMDFAPALAITKNTAVTSANYPTVQDTARSPHNPIDNRLWLSDAANAETSDGNGLCDFVSNGLKVRTTHNGLNGSGQTIIHAAWAGTPQKFGRAR from the coding sequence ATGTCGTTTCCGTTTCTCCCCGCGCTCCGCGCGGCGCGCTGCGGCGATCCCGGCGCGGAAATCCCGTTCGCGTGCCTGTTCGACGCGGCGGGGCAATACCTCACCGGCACCGGCGGGCCGGGCACTCTGGTGGCGTGGGTCCGTCGCGCACGGCTCGGCGCGGCGAGCAATATCGTCACCGGCCTCGCGTTCGCCGCGGCCGATACCCTCGCCGGATCGACGGCGGTGTATCGCGACCCGGCGGCGTGGATGGTGGTGCAGGCCAACGCCAACGGCGTGTGGGTCAATCACGCCTTGGTGGCCCCCGGCATCGCCACGATCGGCACGGTATTGGGCTCCGCCTTCGGCGGCTATCTCGCCGACGTGCGGTATTACGCGGGCGTAGACCTCGCGCCGGGATCGGACAGCTACATCAACCGTTTCGGCGTGCCTGTCCCGCGCCGCTACGCCGGGCCGCGCTCGGCGGCGGACTGGCGGCGCGAATTCGCCGACCCGCTCGACCTCGGGGCGGACACCAGCGGCAACGGCAACCACGCCGTCGCAACCGGCCTCACGGTCGCCAATCAGGTGACGGATACGCCGACGCACACCTACTGCACTCTCGCCGCCAACGCGACGTTCGGGGGCGCGACAATCTCGGACGGCGGGCTGCGGTTTGCGTACAGCAGTGCCGGATGGCCCCGAGCGGCGGGGACGATCGCGATCGACGTCGCGACGGACGCGGTGTCGTGGCAACTCACACCCACCAATACCGGCACGCCGCAATGGTATTTCGGCCTGATCGGGGAGCGGGCCTCGTCGCCCGCGAACGTCTATACCGATGTGCTGGCGGTCGGCTTCTCGGGCGACGCAAACTACGACAACCACAATTTTGTCGCGCTGCCCGCATGGATACCCACCGGTGCCCGCATCGAATTCGCAGTGATCCGAGGGGCGGTGTATCTCTGGATCAATGGCTCCCCCGCGCCCGCCGACGGGTCGCCCATCATTACCGGGATGACGGGGCGGTATCGCCCGATGGTGAGCTACTCGTCCAGCGGCACAAACCCGGCAGTCTGGCAAGTGGATTTCGGCCAGCGCGGCTATCAGCCCCGCCCCGGGACCCGCCTGCTCTGCACCCGCGACATGACCTGTCCGCCGATCAAGCGGCCCGAGCGGTATTTCGGCATTCGCCTGCGGTCGGGCGGCGATGGCGTCGCGGACCTGCCGTGGTCGCCGGTCGATATCCCGACGGCGGTCTTGTCGCGCCGCCGCGACGCGGCCGCCCCGTGGCGGCTCAATCTCTCGATCCGTCCCGGCCGGGCGATCGCCACCAACGACGCGGCCGGAGATTTTGCCGAGGCGGACGGTCTCACTTTTACCCGATCCGGCTGGACGGTCGGCGCGGCGGCGGCGTACCAGGGCAGCCGCGTCGATTACGTCTGGCGCGCTTCGGCGGCGGCGGGGTTCGACTTGCTGACGGTCGATCATGTCACCGGCGCGCCCACCACCGTGGCGCACAAGCTCGGCCGGATCGTCGATTACGCCTGGGTGCTCAACCTCTCCACCGGCGCGATCAAGCGGATGTATCACCGCAGGGGCTTGGCGGCGGGGCAGTATATCGCGATCAACGCCAACGTCGCGGCGGTCACCGAGGCCGGATGGTTTGCCTCCGACGCCCTCTCGCTCACCCTCGGTTCCGGTTTGCCCTCCGGCACTTACGCTGTCCTGGCGTGGGCCGAAGTCCCTCAGTTTTCGAGCTTTGGCCGGCATATCGGCAACGCATCCGCCGATGGTGCGTTCGCCGCGATGGACTTCGCCCCGGCGCTCGCGATCACCAAAAACACCGCGGTGACGAGCGCCAACTATCCCACCGTGCAGGATACCGCGCGCAGCCCACACAACCCGATCGACAACCGCCTGTGGCTCTCCGACGCGGCGAACGCCGAAACCAGCGACGGCAACGGGTTGTGCGATTTCGTCTCCAACGGCCTCAAGGTCCGCACCACCCACAACGGCCTCAACGGATCCGGCCAAACCATCATCCACGCCGCCTGGGCTGGCACCCCGCAAAAGTTCGGCCGCGCCCGATAA
- a CDS encoding exported hypothetical protein (Evidence 5 : No homology to any previously reported sequences), giving the protein MSRLSVLLLSGTALLLAACGDEETPLCKAIDANRAAYRAAEKQENQIARDAALKKAVSEGRQRIAEVASAGGFKGWKAEVKSVSPSLKGLADVKLTLPCKGTLIAEGAAPGSDLYKQVVALKEGKVATFDGAFIPAADGSAPYREISITAWGEMTDPELIVRLSSIKQ; this is encoded by the coding sequence ATGTCCCGCCTGTCCGTCTTGCTCCTCTCCGGAACCGCTCTTCTCCTCGCCGCGTGCGGCGACGAAGAAACCCCGCTGTGTAAAGCCATCGACGCAAACCGCGCGGCTTATCGGGCGGCCGAGAAGCAGGAAAACCAAATCGCTCGCGACGCCGCGCTTAAGAAGGCCGTCTCCGAGGGACGGCAACGCATCGCCGAAGTCGCGAGCGCAGGAGGTTTCAAAGGATGGAAGGCCGAAGTGAAGTCGGTGTCACCCAGCCTTAAAGGATTGGCGGACGTGAAGCTCACGCTGCCCTGCAAAGGAACCCTGATCGCCGAAGGTGCCGCACCAGGCTCAGATCTCTATAAGCAAGTGGTCGCCTTGAAGGAGGGAAAAGTCGCCACCTTCGATGGAGCCTTCATCCCGGCTGCCGATGGCAGCGCGCCATACAGAGAGATATCGATCACAGCCTGGGGAGAGATGACCGATCCCGAGCTGATCGTGCGCTTGTCGTCAATCAAACAGTAG
- a CDS encoding hypothetical protein (Evidence 5 : No homology to any previously reported sequences), with protein MATALAIVLFGVAFGLWRRWLGGWGGHWSKPLKIAVLAVLTVAAWWPLPPVSALVPFGLLCIWFLVRGDNGGNGHPIRRYGPGGLGYLLEPYAARIPAMPWIGVKAGAYTEVGELWLGFATGAAFRWFSSTEFADVHVKALSAHLVELAGEAIQFIASLSSV; from the coding sequence ATGGCCACCGCTCTCGCGATCGTTCTCTTCGGCGTCGCCTTCGGGCTGTGGCGCCGGTGGCTCGGCGGCTGGGGCGGACATTGGTCCAAGCCCCTCAAGATCGCCGTGCTTGCGGTGCTCACCGTCGCCGCCTGGTGGCCGCTGCCGCCGGTCTCGGCGCTGGTGCCGTTCGGGCTGCTGTGCATTTGGTTCCTGGTCCGGGGCGACAACGGCGGCAACGGCCATCCGATCCGCCGCTATGGCCCGGGCGGACTCGGCTACCTGCTCGAACCCTACGCCGCGCGAATCCCCGCGATGCCGTGGATCGGCGTCAAGGCCGGGGCCTACACCGAGGTCGGCGAACTCTGGCTCGGCTTCGCCACCGGCGCGGCGTTCCGCTGGTTCAGCTCCACCGAGTTCGCAGACGTTCATGTGAAGGCGCTGTCCGCGCACCTAGTCGAACTGGCGGGCGAGGCGATCCAGTTCATCGCCAGCCTCTCGTCGGTATAA
- the atoC gene encoding Acetoacetate metabolism regulatory protein AtoC, giving the protein MPKTRTSPPIKSVCMPPATPDTPKLLIVEDDPMLRKQLHWALADFPLLFAEDRAGALAQFHKEEPPVVILDLGLPPDPGGATEGLETLRAILAHRPATKVIVSSGNAERRNAIEAIRAGAYDFYPKPVDEEVLRVIIDRAWNGFQLEAELARLRNDLRPEGAFFGVIGAAPVMQKVCALAAKIAASNVSVVITGETGTGKDVMARAIHAGSARAAGPFVAINCAAIPQNLLESELFGHEKGAFTGAHAQVVGKVEQAHKGTLFLDEIGDMPLMLQAKLLRFLQERVVERIGGRKTIPVDVRVIAATNRDLAQMMAEGTFREDLYFRLNEVALAIPPLRERPGDAVLIARHLLKKAQTAMDKTVKGFSPEALACIEAYSWPGNVRELENRIKRAVVMAERGTIGVADLDLECAAPQCPADALPTLREVREDAERRLLSRTLALTNNNIQEASRLLGVSRPTLYSLMKTLNFGRGN; this is encoded by the coding sequence GTGCCGAAAACCCGGACCTCGCCTCCAATCAAGAGCGTCTGCATGCCTCCAGCCACACCTGACACGCCCAAGCTGCTGATCGTCGAGGACGACCCGATGCTGCGCAAGCAGCTGCACTGGGCGCTTGCGGATTTTCCGCTGCTGTTCGCCGAGGACCGGGCCGGCGCGCTCGCGCAGTTCCACAAGGAGGAGCCGCCGGTGGTGATCCTCGACCTCGGCCTGCCGCCGGACCCGGGCGGCGCCACCGAGGGCCTCGAAACCCTGCGCGCGATCCTCGCCCACCGCCCCGCCACCAAGGTGATCGTCTCCTCCGGCAACGCGGAGCGCCGCAACGCGATCGAGGCGATCCGCGCCGGGGCGTACGACTTCTATCCCAAGCCGGTGGACGAGGAGGTGCTGCGGGTGATCATCGACCGCGCCTGGAACGGCTTCCAGCTCGAAGCCGAACTCGCGCGGCTGCGGAACGACCTGAGGCCGGAGGGCGCGTTCTTCGGCGTGATCGGCGCGGCCCCGGTGATGCAGAAGGTGTGCGCGCTCGCGGCGAAGATCGCGGCATCGAACGTGTCGGTGGTGATCACCGGCGAGACCGGCACCGGCAAGGACGTGATGGCGCGCGCGATCCACGCCGGGAGCGCGCGCGCCGCCGGGCCGTTCGTCGCCATCAACTGCGCCGCGATCCCCCAGAACCTGCTGGAAAGCGAACTCTTCGGCCACGAGAAGGGCGCGTTTACCGGCGCCCACGCGCAGGTGGTGGGCAAGGTCGAGCAGGCCCACAAGGGCACCCTGTTCCTCGACGAGATCGGCGACATGCCGCTGATGCTTCAGGCGAAGCTGCTGCGCTTCCTGCAGGAGCGGGTGGTGGAGCGGATCGGCGGCCGCAAGACGATTCCGGTCGACGTGCGGGTGATCGCCGCCACCAATCGCGACCTCGCGCAGATGATGGCGGAGGGCACCTTCCGCGAGGACCTCTACTTCCGCCTCAACGAGGTGGCGCTCGCGATCCCGCCGCTGCGCGAACGCCCGGGGGACGCGGTGCTGATCGCCCGCCACCTGCTCAAGAAGGCGCAGACGGCGATGGACAAGACGGTCAAGGGATTCTCGCCGGAGGCGCTCGCCTGCATCGAGGCGTATTCCTGGCCCGGCAACGTCCGCGAACTCGAAAACCGCATCAAACGCGCGGTGGTGATGGCCGAGCGGGGAACGATCGGCGTCGCCGATCTCGACCTCGAATGCGCCGCGCCGCAATGCCCCGCCGACGCCCTGCCGACCCTGCGCGAGGTGCGCGAGGACGCGGAACGGCGCCTGCTCTCGCGCACCCTCGCGCTCACCAACAACAACATCCAGGAAGCCTCGCGCCTCCTCGGCGTCAGCCGCCCCACCCTCTATTCGCTGATGAAGACCCTCAATTTCGGCCGCGGCAACTGA
- the rnk gene encoding Regulator of nucleoside diphosphate kinase, with product MPRLSKSPPLPKIVLAECDFDRLARLAEAGRDWDLDVADELRAELDRGRVVPTERMPADVVRMGSTVTFESDAGPARRVTLVYPAEADIGAGRISVLTPVGTALIGLRVGQSIGWTARDGRSRSLTVVAVEN from the coding sequence ATGCCCCGCCTCAGCAAGTCTCCGCCTTTGCCCAAGATCGTGCTCGCCGAGTGCGACTTCGACCGTCTCGCCCGCCTCGCCGAGGCCGGGCGCGACTGGGACCTCGATGTCGCCGACGAGCTGCGCGCCGAACTCGACCGCGGCCGCGTCGTTCCCACCGAGCGCATGCCCGCCGACGTGGTACGGATGGGGTCGACCGTCACCTTCGAGAGCGACGCCGGGCCCGCCCGTCGCGTCACCCTGGTCTACCCCGCCGAAGCGGATATCGGCGCCGGGCGGATCTCGGTGCTGACGCCGGTGGGAACCGCGCTGATCGGCCTCCGCGTCGGCCAGTCGATCGGCTGGACCGCGCGCGACGGCCGCAGCCGCAGCCTCACCGTCGTCGCGGTCGAGAACTGA
- a CDS encoding conserved hypothetical protein (Evidence 4 : Homologs of previously reported genes of unknown function): protein MTNPAPVPLADHARSVPCDGGGALGHPRVFLELDKDGKVCCPYCSRRYAMDAEGRIVEVTA from the coding sequence ATGACCAATCCCGCTCCCGTTCCGCTCGCCGACCATGCCCGTTCCGTTCCCTGCGACGGCGGCGGCGCGCTCGGCCACCCCAGGGTGTTCCTCGAACTCGACAAGGACGGCAAGGTCTGCTGCCCCTACTGCAGCCGCCGCTACGCCATGGACGCCGAGGGCCGGATCGTCGAGGTGACCGCGTGA
- a CDS encoding conserved hypothetical protein (Evidence 4 : Homologs of previously reported genes of unknown function), with amino-acid sequence MKRIDTTNAVANLHGEGKSGFGPGNPVTGTKATYLSAAWCNAIQEEIARVIEGAGIPLDAAKYDQLKTAIDLLIASALEAIPGDMLRRTVNTPNLAAGYYITPLALEIVGGVATPVYLDRNVMTLAVDQSVTLAAPETIPAGGGARIIATIDATGNRALTLASAYRVIDGEFDSDAGAVNILDMVFGGPGGLIDVQISQRGEAS; translated from the coding sequence ATGAAACGTATCGACACCACCAACGCGGTCGCCAACCTGCACGGCGAAGGCAAGTCCGGCTTCGGCCCCGGCAACCCCGTGACCGGGACCAAGGCGACCTACCTCAGCGCCGCATGGTGCAATGCGATCCAGGAAGAAATCGCCCGGGTGATCGAGGGCGCGGGCATTCCGCTCGACGCCGCCAAATACGACCAGCTCAAGACCGCGATCGACCTCTTGATCGCATCGGCCCTGGAGGCGATCCCCGGCGACATGCTCCGCCGCACGGTGAATACGCCCAACTTGGCGGCGGGCTACTACATCACCCCGCTCGCGCTGGAGATCGTCGGCGGGGTGGCGACGCCGGTCTACCTCGATCGCAACGTGATGACGCTGGCCGTCGATCAGTCCGTCACCCTCGCCGCTCCGGAGACGATCCCGGCGGGCGGCGGGGCGCGGATCATCGCCACGATCGACGCGACCGGCAACCGCGCCCTCACCCTCGCCAGCGCCTACCGCGTCATCGACGGCGAGTTCGACAGCGACGCCGGGGCCGTCAACATCCTCGACATGGTCTTCGGCGGCCCGGGCGGGCTGATCGACGTGCAAATCAGTCAGCGCGGGGAGGCGTCGTAA
- a CDS encoding hypothetical protein (Evidence 5 : No homology to any previously reported sequences) translates to MYAVLDPATGNPRLILSGRRLVTPSGDTLSDAALLSRADLVARGVYPVTDPGKPDPALWRVTGQHVERTEDGATLVYDAEPIPAAEVRAAKVAAIKAQADALLSPTDWLVIRQAEGGAAAPADTLAYRAAVREASNTAEAAVIAAGDDPAAIVAVAPDWPEIAPEETV, encoded by the coding sequence ATGTACGCAGTCCTCGACCCTGCCACCGGCAATCCCCGCCTGATCCTCTCGGGCCGCCGCCTCGTCACGCCCTCGGGCGATACCCTCTCCGACGCCGCGCTGCTCTCGCGCGCCGATCTGGTGGCGCGGGGCGTCTACCCCGTCACCGATCCGGGCAAGCCCGACCCGGCGCTGTGGCGCGTCACCGGCCAGCACGTCGAGCGGACCGAAGACGGCGCGACGCTGGTCTACGACGCCGAGCCGATCCCGGCCGCCGAGGTGCGCGCCGCCAAGGTCGCGGCGATCAAGGCACAGGCCGACGCGCTGCTCTCGCCCACCGACTGGCTGGTGATCCGACAGGCCGAGGGTGGGGCGGCCGCCCCCGCCGACACCCTGGCCTATCGCGCCGCCGTGCGTGAGGCATCCAACACCGCCGAGGCCGCCGTGATTGCCGCCGGGGACGATCCGGCCGCGATCGTCGCCGTTGCGCCGGATTGGCCCGAAATCGCCCCCGAGGAGACCGTCTGA
- the polA gene encoding fused DNA polymerase I 5'->3' exonuclease; 3'->5' polymerase; 3'->5' exonuclease (Evidence 2a : Function of homologous gene experimentally demonstrated in an other organism; PubMedId : 10588690, 1989886, 3883192, 6183253, 6276402, 6302278, 7035456, 8260491, 8442659, 8469987, 9514742, 9888810; Product type e : enzyme), whose product MSRVLHLVDGSGYIFRAYHALPPMTRPDGTPVNAIYGFTAMLLKLISDLKADHLAVIFDSKRETFRNAIYPAYKAQRPPPPEDLVPQFPLIREAVVACQVACLEKEGFEADDLIATLATRAAADGWDVVVVSADKDLMQLVRPGVQLFDPMKNKPIDADAVREKFGVVPEKVIDVQALAGDSSDNVPGVPGIGVKTAAQLIETYGDLETLLGRAAEITQPKRRQSLIDFAEQARISKRLVTLACDVPLDVGPDDLKVPEFDLEKLRAFLDSYGFKSLLARLPGLRRGDAPAAAEAEPVAEGFDPSAYGLLTDAAALERFLARAADVGRLVVSVESENRRLVGLGLAIAPGEAVYLPLRHGLLADAAPAGTLDFGVTPADAPAQVPLTKAVELLRPVLADPGVLVVGHDVKAAMHALAAEGLTVAVADDTMVLSYALDGAAHGHGIDELALRHFGHRVVSREELCGKGRSRVGWDTLAPEAVRICAAETADVVGRLHAALKRRLLEERRVGVYERFDRPLVKILHAMEAEGVAIDSAALAAMSRDFGGRMAALEAECHRLAGGEFNLGSPKQLGEILFERLSLPGGRKSGKTGAWGTDAEVLEELALVHELPARILDWRQLQKLKSTYADALVGQISPVDGRVHTTFALTVTATGRLSSIDPNLQNIPIRTEEGRRIREAFVAAPGNVLVSADYSQIELRLMAHVGEVAALKAAFASGEDIHAATASQVFGVPIAGMDPMLRRRAKAINFGIIYGISAFGLARQLGIANAEAKGYIAAYFEKYPEIRQYMESTKEFARAHGFVRTPFGRVCATPGIAAKIPAQRGFAERAAINAPIQGGAADIMKRAMIRVDAALADANLRAKAVLQVHDELVFEVAADEAEALIALIRPEMEAAAALSVPLVVDARQGRTWAAAH is encoded by the coding sequence GTGAGCCGGGTTCTCCACCTCGTCGACGGCTCCGGCTACATCTTCCGCGCCTATCACGCCCTGCCGCCGATGACGCGGCCCGACGGCACTCCGGTGAACGCGATCTACGGCTTCACCGCGATGCTGCTGAAGCTGATTTCCGATCTCAAGGCCGACCACCTCGCGGTGATCTTCGATTCCAAGCGCGAGACCTTCCGCAACGCCATCTATCCCGCCTACAAGGCGCAGCGGCCGCCGCCGCCCGAGGACCTGGTGCCGCAGTTCCCGCTGATCCGCGAGGCGGTCGTGGCGTGCCAGGTGGCGTGTCTGGAGAAGGAGGGGTTCGAGGCCGACGACCTGATCGCCACGCTCGCCACCCGTGCCGCCGCGGACGGCTGGGACGTGGTGGTGGTGTCTGCGGACAAGGACCTGATGCAGCTCGTCCGCCCCGGCGTGCAGCTCTTCGACCCGATGAAGAACAAGCCGATCGACGCCGACGCGGTGCGCGAGAAGTTCGGCGTCGTGCCGGAAAAGGTGATCGACGTGCAGGCGCTTGCCGGGGATTCCTCCGACAACGTGCCGGGGGTGCCGGGCATCGGCGTGAAGACCGCGGCGCAGTTGATCGAAACCTACGGCGATCTCGAAACCCTGCTCGGCCGCGCCGCCGAGATCACCCAGCCGAAGCGCCGCCAGAGTCTGATCGACTTCGCCGAACAGGCGCGGATTTCGAAGCGCCTCGTCACGCTCGCCTGCGACGTGCCGCTCGACGTCGGCCCCGACGATCTCAAGGTGCCGGAGTTCGATCTCGAAAAGCTGCGCGCCTTCCTCGATTCGTACGGTTTCAAGAGCCTGCTCGCGCGCCTGCCGGGGCTGCGGCGCGGCGACGCGCCCGCAGCCGCCGAGGCGGAGCCGGTGGCCGAGGGGTTCGACCCGTCCGCCTACGGGCTGCTGACCGACGCGGCGGCGCTCGAACGCTTCCTCGCCCGCGCGGCGGACGTGGGCCGGCTGGTGGTGTCGGTGGAATCCGAGAACCGCCGCCTCGTCGGCCTCGGTCTCGCGATCGCGCCGGGGGAGGCGGTCTACTTGCCGCTGCGCCACGGCCTGCTCGCCGACGCCGCCCCGGCGGGAACGCTCGACTTCGGCGTCACGCCCGCCGACGCGCCCGCGCAGGTGCCGCTGACGAAGGCGGTGGAGCTGCTGCGGCCGGTTCTCGCCGATCCCGGCGTGCTGGTGGTCGGGCATGACGTCAAGGCGGCGATGCACGCGCTGGCGGCGGAAGGCCTGACGGTCGCGGTCGCCGACGACACCATGGTGCTCTCCTATGCCCTCGACGGCGCGGCCCATGGTCACGGCATCGACGAACTGGCGCTGCGGCACTTCGGCCATCGCGTGGTCTCGCGCGAGGAGCTGTGCGGCAAGGGCCGGTCGCGGGTCGGCTGGGATACCCTCGCGCCCGAGGCGGTGCGGATCTGCGCCGCCGAGACCGCCGACGTCGTCGGCCGCCTGCATGCGGCGCTGAAGCGGCGTCTGCTGGAGGAACGCCGGGTCGGCGTCTACGAGCGCTTCGACCGGCCGCTGGTGAAGATCCTTCACGCCATGGAGGCCGAGGGCGTCGCCATCGACAGCGCCGCGCTCGCGGCGATGAGCCGCGACTTCGGCGGCCGCATGGCAGCGCTCGAAGCCGAGTGCCACCGCTTGGCCGGGGGCGAGTTCAACCTCGGCTCGCCGAAGCAGCTCGGGGAGATCCTGTTCGAGCGCCTGTCGCTGCCGGGCGGCCGCAAGAGCGGCAAGACCGGCGCCTGGGGCACCGACGCCGAGGTGCTGGAGGAACTCGCGCTGGTGCACGAACTGCCCGCGCGGATTCTCGACTGGCGGCAGTTGCAGAAGCTCAAATCCACCTACGCCGATGCGCTGGTGGGGCAGATCTCGCCGGTCGACGGCCGCGTCCACACCACCTTCGCGCTCACCGTCACCGCCACCGGCCGGCTGTCGTCGATCGATCCCAACCTCCAGAACATCCCGATCCGCACCGAGGAAGGCCGCCGGATCCGCGAGGCGTTCGTCGCCGCGCCGGGCAACGTGCTGGTCTCGGCCGACTATTCGCAGATCGAGCTCCGGCTGATGGCGCACGTCGGCGAGGTGGCGGCGCTCAAGGCGGCGTTCGCCTCGGGCGAGGACATCCACGCCGCCACCGCGAGCCAGGTGTTCGGAGTGCCGATCGCGGGGATGGACCCGATGCTGCGCCGCCGCGCCAAGGCGATCAACTTCGGCATCATCTACGGCATTTCCGCGTTCGGCCTGGCGCGCCAGCTCGGCATCGCCAACGCCGAGGCGAAGGGCTACATCGCCGCGTATTTCGAGAAGTATCCGGAAATCCGCCAGTACATGGAATCCACCAAGGAGTTCGCCCGCGCCCACGGGTTCGTGCGCACGCCGTTCGGGCGGGTCTGCGCCACTCCCGGCATCGCCGCCAAGATCCCGGCGCAGCGCGGCTTTGCCGAGCGCGCCGCGATCAACGCGCCGATCCAGGGCGGCGCGGCGGACATCATGAAGCGGGCGATGATCCGCGTCGACGCCGCGCTGGCGGACGCGAACCTCAGGGCCAAGGCGGTGCTTCAGGTTCACGACGAACTGGTGTTCGAGGTGGCCGCGGACGAGGCCGAGGCGCTGATCGCGCTGATCCGCCCGGAGATGGAGGCGGCCGCCGCGCTCTCGGTGCCGCTGGTGGTGGACGCCCGCCAGGGCCGCACCTGGGCGGCGGCCCACTGA